In Anaerobacillus sp. CMMVII, a single window of DNA contains:
- a CDS encoding aminotransferase class I/II-fold pyridoxal phosphate-dependent enzyme, whose amino-acid sequence MYQTSAFSFKDLDDMEDFYRGNKEYLYTRFSNPNTDDLGQGVAELEGAPKGVATSSGMSAILAGVLAVVSHGDHIIASEDIYGGTYQLFAHELKEFGIEVSFVSMNNLDEIENTIRVNTKLLYSESITNPLLRVENLASLISLAKKHKLTTMIDNTFATPYLIKPFELGADLVIHSATKYIGGHSDVTAGVLVGNETLISKAKTKVVNLGCNLSPFEAWLACRGLKTLAVRMERQVKNAQALADFLRQNTAIKRVYYPESVSENGNGAIVSVDLGENYDIDVFFKSLQWIRIVPTLAGVESTVTYPLRTSHRTVPEAIRSKLGITRGLVRISLGIEDAEDIIDAFDKAIKTAKL is encoded by the coding sequence ATTTATCAAACATCTGCTTTCTCATTTAAAGATTTAGATGATATGGAAGATTTTTATAGAGGAAATAAAGAGTATTTATATACGAGATTTAGTAACCCTAATACAGACGATTTAGGGCAAGGTGTTGCGGAATTAGAAGGTGCGCCAAAAGGGGTCGCTACTTCTTCAGGGATGTCTGCTATTTTGGCCGGAGTTTTAGCTGTAGTAAGTCATGGTGATCACATTATTGCCTCTGAAGATATTTACGGCGGTACATATCAACTTTTTGCGCATGAGTTAAAAGAGTTTGGTATTGAAGTTTCTTTTGTTTCGATGAATAATTTAGATGAAATCGAGAATACTATTAGGGTTAACACGAAGCTTCTATATTCTGAGTCAATAACAAACCCTTTATTAAGGGTTGAGAACTTGGCTTCGTTAATATCGTTGGCTAAAAAGCATAAGCTAACTACAATGATTGATAATACCTTTGCGACTCCTTACTTAATTAAACCTTTTGAATTAGGTGCCGATTTAGTTATTCATAGCGCTACAAAATACATTGGTGGTCACAGTGATGTAACTGCTGGAGTACTAGTAGGAAATGAAACCTTAATTTCAAAGGCTAAAACGAAAGTAGTAAATCTAGGTTGTAACTTAAGTCCGTTTGAAGCATGGTTGGCTTGTCGTGGTTTAAAAACATTAGCAGTACGAATGGAAAGACAAGTGAAAAATGCTCAAGCACTTGCTGATTTTTTACGTCAAAATACAGCAATTAAAAGAGTATACTATCCAGAGTCAGTTTCAGAAAATGGCAATGGTGCAATTGTTTCTGTTGACCTAGGCGAAAATTATGACATTGATGTTTTCTTTAAATCATTACAGTGGATTCGCATTGTACCAACTCTTGCTGGAGTCGAATCAACCGTTACTTATCCTTTAAGAACGTCTCATCGTACGGTACCAGAAGCTATTCGAAGCAAATTGG